One window from the genome of Eucalyptus grandis isolate ANBG69807.140 chromosome 7, ASM1654582v1, whole genome shotgun sequence encodes:
- the LOC104425966 gene encoding ABC transporter A family member 7: MAEPAHGPASFWTQANALLRKNLTFQKRNIKTNIRLISFPFVLCLLLVLIQSLVNHELNKASNKCGCECIDTNGDGQCEKVCGIQYSTVDQVGTCPMQNPPEWPPLLQIPAPQYRAVTNDSCRRTGSCPATILFTGNNQSLGEILVQNMVPNSSTLISSTPNSSDVLVSLAQNVLGSASWPNLYNYLEPAFASDQPVYEVQQQCTSNSSFSVALQESSITLQQDVSCAQGLHLWKNSSSAVNDELYKGYRKGNPERQINEIVAGYDFLNTNSNNFNVSIWYNSTYKNDTGNAPISLLRVGRSVNLASNSYIQFLLGPATTMLFEFVKEMPKPETELRLDLSSLLGTLFFTWVIIQLFPVVLTSLVYEKEQKLRIMMKMHGLGDGPYWLISYAYFLSISSIYMLCFVIFGSVIGLKFFTLNDYSIQFVFYFIYINLQISLAFLVAAFFSNVKTATVVGYICVFATGLLGGFLFQFFVQDTSFPRGWIIVMELYPGFSLYRGLYEFAQYSFTGNFMGTHGMRWGDLSDSGNGMKEVLIIMVVEWLVVLFVAYYIDQVTSSVSGKSPMFLFDRFRKKHPSSFRRPSLRRQGSKVFVQMEKPDVSQEREKVEQLLLEPSTDYAIVCDNLKKVYPGRDGNPEKFAVRGLSLALPPGECFGMLGPNGAGKTSFISMMIGLTKPTSGTAYVQGLNIRTHMDGIYTSMGVCPQHDLLWETLTGREHLLFYGRLKNLKGSALTQAVEESLKSVNLFYGGVADKQAGKYSGGMKRRLSVAISLIGDPKVVYMDEPSTGLDPASRNNLWNVVKHAKQDCAIILTTHSMEEAEVLCDRLGIFVDGSLQCIGNPKELKARYGGSYVFTMTTPSTYEEEVENMVQRLSPGAKRIYQISGTQKFELPKHEVKIADVFQAVENAKSRFTVHAWGLADTTLEDVFIKVARSAQAFNVLS, translated from the exons ATGGCGGAGCCGGCGCACGGTCCGGCGAGCTTCTGGACCCAGGCCAATGCTTTGCTTCGCAAGAACTTGACCTTCCAG AAACGGAATATCAAGACCAATATCCGGctcatttcttttccatttgtTCTCTGTCTACTCCTTGTTCTCATCCAAAGTTTGGTCAACCATGAACTGAACAAGGCTAGCAATAAGTGTGGCTGTGAATGTATTGATACGAATGGAGATGGGCAGTGTGAGAAGGTGTGTGGGATTCAGTACTCCACCGTTGATCAAGTGGGAACCTGTCCTATGCAAAATCCTCCTGAATGGCCTCCCCTATTACAAATACCAGCTCCACAATATCGTGCAGTGACTAATGATTCCTGCAGAAGGACGGGATCTTGTCCTGCAACCATACTCTTTACAGGAAATAATCAATCTCTTGGAGAAA TTTTGGTGCAGAATATGGTCCCAAATTCTTCTACTCTGATTTCTTCAACTCCGAACTCTTCTGACGTTTTAGTCAGCTTAGCCCAGAATGTCCTG GGTTCTGCTTCATGGCCCAACTTGTACAACTATCTTGAGCCTGCTTTTGCCTCTGACCAACCTGTTTATGAGGTTCAACAGCAGTGCACAAGCAACTCTTCATTTTCTGTTGCTCTTCAGGAATCCTCCATAACACTTCAACAGG ATGTGAGTTGTGCCCAAGGTTTACATCTGTGGAAAAACAGTTCCTCAGCAGTAAATGATGAGCTATACAAGGGCTATCGAAAAGGGAACCCAGAAAGGCAAATTAATGAAATAGTTGCAG GGTATGATTTCCTTAATACAAATTCCAATAACTTCAATGTGAGTATATGGTATAACTCAACCTATAAGAATGATACAGGAAATGCTCCTATATCATTGCTGCGTGTTGGACGATCTGTCAATCTG GCATCCAACTCTTACATTCAGTTTTTGCTGGGGCCAGCAACAACCATGCTGTTTGAGTTTGTCAAAGAAATGCCTAAACCTGAAACTGAATTGAGGCTGGACTTGTCCTCTCTTCTTGGCACACTTTTCTTTACATGGGTTATCATTCAACTATTCCCT GTTGTCTTGACATCTTTGGTTTATGAGAAAGAGCAGAAGCTGAGGATTATGATGAAAATGCATGGGCTTGGTGATGGACCATATTGGTTGATTTCCTATGCTTATTTCCTTTCCATATCTTCAATCTACATGCTGTGCTTTGTGATTTTTGGCTCAGTCATTG gtttaaaatttttcacattgaATGACTACAGTATccaatttgtcttttatttcATCTACATAAACTTGCAAATATCCCTCGCGTTTCTGGTGGCGGCATTTTTCTCCAATGTGAAGACTGCTACAG TGGTGGGTTATATATGTGTCTTTGCAACTGGTCTATTGGGAGGTTTCCTTTTCCAATTCTTCGTCCAAGACACATCTTTCCCAA GAGGTTGGATTATTGTAATGGAATTATATCCTGGCTTCTCACTGTACCGTGGGTTGTATGAGTTTGCACAATATTCCTTCACAGGAAATTTTATGGGGACTCATGGGATGCGGTGGGGTGATTTAAGTGATAGCGGAAATGGGATGAAAGAGGTTCTGATTATCATGGTTGTTGAGTGGTTGGTGGTTCTTTTTGTAGCCTACTATATAGATCAAGTTACGTCATCTGTCAGTGGAAAAAGTCCTATGTTTCTCTTTGACAGATTCCGAAAGAAGCATCCATCTTCTTTCCGGAGGCCTAGCTTGAGAAGGCAAGGATCTAAAGTCTTTGTTCAGATGGAGAAACCTGATGTCAGTCAGGAG AGGGAGAAGGTTGAGCAGTTGCTGCTAGAACCAAGCACAGATTACGCTATTGTCTGTGACAATCTTAAAAAGGTGTATCCAGGAAGGGACGGAAATCCTGAGAAATTTGCGGTTAGAGGGTTGTCTCTTGCTTTGCCACCGGGGGAATGCTTTGGCATGCTTGGTCCAAATGGAGCAGGCAAAACCTCTTTCATCAGTATG ATGATTGGCCTTACAAAACCAACCTCTGGAACAGCATATGTTCAGGGGCTCAATATACGGACTCATATGGATGGCATATATACCAGCATGGGTGTATGCCCTCAACATGA CCTGCTCTGGGAAACCTTAACGGGGCGGGAGCACCTGCTTTTCTATGGAAGACTAAAAAATCTCAAGGGCTCTGCATTGACGCAA GCAGTGGAGGAATCTCTCAAGAGTGTTAACTTATTTTACGGTGGTGTTGCTGACAAACAAGCTGGAAAATACAGTGGAGGTATGAAGAGGAGGCTGAGTGTTGCCATTTCACTGATTGGAGATCCCAAA GTTGTTTACATGGATGAACCGAGTACGGGGTTGGATCCAGCTTCAAGGAACAACTTATGGAATGTTGTGAAGCATGCAAAGCAAGACTGTGCTATTATTCTGACCA CTCATTCAATGGAAGAGGCAGAAGTACTGTGTGATCGATTGGGAATATTTGTTGATGGAAGTTTGCAGTGTATAGGGAACCCAAAAGAG CTGAAGGCTAGATACGGAGGTTCTTATGTGTTCACAATGACAACGCCATCCACTTATGAGGAAGAAGTGGAGAATATGGTGCAGCGTCTCTCTCCAGGCGCTAAAAGAATATATCAAATATCTGGAACTCAGAAGTTTGAACTGCCAAAGCATGAGGTCAAGATCGCGGATGTATTCCAAGCAGTTGAGAATGCAAAGAGCAGGTTCACCGTTCATGCTTGGGGATTAGCAGACACAACCTTGGAGGATGTCTTCATTAAGGTTGCTCGTAGTGCACAGGCATTCAACGTGCTGTCATGA
- the LOC104427709 gene encoding LOW QUALITY PROTEIN: ABC transporter A family member 7-like (The sequence of the model RefSeq protein was modified relative to this genomic sequence to represent the inferred CDS: inserted 1 base in 1 codon) has protein sequence MAEPSDGPASFWTQANALLPDSMAEPSDGPASFRTQANALLRKNLTFQRRNIMTNIRLVSFPVVLCLLLVLIQRLVDHELNKGDLKCGCKCINTNGDGQCKKECGIQYSTIKQAGTCAVLNPPEWPPLLQIPAPQHRAVRTDFIPFNDLPNDSCSRIRSCPATILFTGSNHSLGEILVGNMVPNSFTQNYSDILGSLAQNVLGTASQPDSQNYLESAFFSDQPVYVVQQQCTGNSSFSVAIQEYSKTFQLDLSCAQGLFVWRNSSSAVNDELYKGYRTGNTERQINEIVAGYDFLNTNFNNFNVSIWYNSTNKDDARNERRSLVRVARSVNLASNAYVQFLXGPTTKLLFEFIKDMPKPETEARLDFASVLSTLFFTWVIIQLFPVVLTALVYEKQQKLRIMMKMHGLGDGPYWLISYAYFLCISSIYMLCFVIFGSVIGLNFFTLNDYSMQFVFYFIYINLQISLAFLVAAFFSSVKTATVVGYICVFGTGLLGGFLFQFFIEDASFPKGWIIIMELYPGFSLYHGLYEFAQYSLGTHGMRWIDLSDSKNGMKDVLIIMVVEWLVVLFVAYYIDQVTSSGSGKSVMFLFERFGKKHPSSSQRPSLQRQGSKVLVQMEKPDVSQEREKVKQLLLDPSTNHAIVCDNLKKVYPGRDGNPEKFAVRGLSLALPVGECFGMLGPNGAGKTSFINMMIGLTKPTTGTAYVQGLDIQTDMDGIYTSMGVCPQHDLLWETLTGREHLLFYGRLKNLKGSALTQAVEESLKSVNLFYGGVANKQAGKYSGGMKRRLSVAISLIGDPKVVYMDEPSSGLDPASRNNLWNVVKRAKQDRAIILTTHSMEEAEVLCDRLGIFVDGSLQCIGNPKELKARYGGSYVFTMTTSSTYEEEVENMVRCLSPGAKRIYQISGTQKFELPKHEVKISDVFQAVENAKSRFTVHAWGLANTTLEDVFIKVACSTQASNVLS, from the exons ATGGCGGAGCCGTCCGATGGCCCGGCCAGCTTCTGGACTCAGGCCAATGCTCTGCTTCCGGATTCAATGGCGGAGCCGTCCGATGGCCCGGCCAGCTTCCGGACTCAGGCCAATGCTCTGCTTCGCAAGAACTTGACTTTCCAG AGACGAAATATCATGACCAATATCCGGCTCGTTTCTTTTCCAGTTGTCCTCTGTTTACTCCTTGTTCTCATCCAAAGATTGGTCGACCATGAACTGAACAAGGGTGACCTTAAGTGTGGCTGTAAATGTATCAATACGAATGGAGATGGGCAGTGCAAGAAGGAGTGTGGGATTCAATATTCCACCATTAAACAAGCAGGAACCTGTGCCGTGCTAAATCCTCCTGAATGGCCTCCCCTATTACAAATACCGGCTCCCCAACATCGTGCAGTAAGGACAGACTTTATACCATTTAATGACTTGCCTAATGATTCCTGCAGTAGGATACGGTCTTGTCCTGCAACCATACTCTTCACAGGAAGTAATCATTCCCTTGGAGAAA TTTTGGTGGGGAATATGGTCCCAAattcttttactcagaattATTCTGACATTTTAGGCAGCTTGGCCCAGAATGTCCTG GGTACTGCTTCACAGCCCGATTCGCAGAACTATCTTGAATCTGCTTTTTTCTCTGACCAACCTGTGTACGTGGTTCAACAGCAGTGCACAGGAAACTCTTCATTTTCGGTTGCTATTCAGGAATactccaaaacatttcaactGG ATTTAAGTTGTGCCCAAGgtttatttgtgtggagaaacaGCTCCTCAGCAGTAAATGATGAACTATATAAGGGCTATCGGACAGGGAACACGGAAAGGCAAATTAATGAAATAGTCGCAG GGTATGATTTCCTTAATACAAATTTCAATAACTTCAATGTGAGCATATGGTATAATTCAACCAATAAGGATGATGCAAGAAATGAACGTAGGTCATTGGTGCGTGTTGCACGATCTGTGAATCtg GCATCCAATGCTTATGTTCAGTTTT CTGGGCCCACAACAAAATTGCTGTTTGAGTTCATCAAAGATATGCCTAAACCTGAAACTGAAGCGAGGCTGGACTTCGCTTCTGTTCTTAGCACACTCTTCTTTACATGGGTTATCATTCAACTGTTCCCT GTAGTCTTGACAGCTCTGGTTTATGAGAAACAGCAGAAGCTGAGAATTATGATGAAAATGCATGGGCTTGGTGATGGACCATATTGGTTGATTTCCTATGCTTATTTCCTTTGCATATCTTCAATCTACATGCTGTGCTTTGTGATCTTCGGCTCAGTCATCG gtttaaattttttcacattgAACGACTACAGTATGCAGTTTGTCTTTTATTTCATCTACATAAACTTGCAAATTTCTCTGGCATTTCTGGTAGCGGCATTTTTCTCCAGTGTGAAGACTGCTACAG TGGTGGGTTATATATGTGTCTTTGGAACTGGTCTATTGGGAGGTTTCCTTTTCCAATTCTTCATCGAAGATGCATCTTTCCCCA AAGGTTGGATTATCATAATGGAATTATACCCTGGCTTCTCACTGTACCATGGCTTGTACGAGTTTGCACAATATTCCTTAGGGACTCATGGCATGCGTTGGATTGATTTAAGTGATAGCAAAAATGGTATGAAAGACGTTCTGATTATCATGGTTGTTGAGTGGTTGGTGGTGCTTTTTGTAGCCTATTATATAGATCAGGTCACATCATCTGGAAGTGGAAAAAGCGTTATGTTTCTCTTTGAAAGATTCGGAAAAAagcatccatcttcttcccaGAGGCCTAGCTTGCAAAGGCAAGGATCTAAAGTCCTTGTTCAGATGGAGAAACCTGACGTCAGCCAGGAG AGGGAGAAGGTTAAGCAGTTGCTGCTAGATCCAAGCACAAATCACGCTATTGTATGTGACAATCTCAAGAAGGTGTATCCTGGAAGGGATGGAAATCCTGAGAAATTTGCGGTTAGAGGGTTGTCACTTGCTTTGCCAGTAGGGGAATGCTTTGGCATGCTTGGTCCAAATGGAGCAGGCAAAACCTCTTTCATCAATATG ATGATCGGCCTTACAAAACCAACCACTGGAACAGCATATGTTCAGGGGCTCGATATACAGACTGATATGGATGGCATATATACTAGCATGGGCGTATGTCCTCAACATGA CCTGCTCTGGGAAACCTTAACGGGCCGGGAGCACCTGCTTTTCTATGGAAGACTCAAAAATCTTAAGGGCTCTGCATTGACACAA GCAGTGGAGGAATCTCTCAAGAGTGTTAACTTATTTTATGGTGGTGTTGCTAACAAACAAGCTGGGAAATACAGTGGAGGTATGAAGAGGAGGCTGAGTGTTGCCATTTCACTGATTGGAGACCCCAAA GTTGTTTACATGGATGAACCTAGTTCAGGGTTGGATCCAGCTTCAAGGAACAACTTATGGAATGTCGTGAAGCGTGCAAAGCAAGACCGGGCTATTATTCTGACCA CTCATTCAATGGAAGAGGCAGAGGTACTGTGTGATCGATTGGGAATATTTGTTGATGGAAGTTTGCAGTGTATAGGGAACCCTAAAGAG CTGAAGGCTAGATACGGAGGCTCTTATGTGTTCACGATGACAACGTCATCCACTTATGAGGAAGAAGTGGAGAACATGGTGCGTTGTCTCTCCCCAGGCGCTAAAAGAATATATCAAATATCTGGAACTCAGAAGTTTGAACTGCCAAAGCATGAGGTCAAGATCTCGGATGTATTCCAAGCAGTTGAGAATGCAAAGAGTAGGTTCACGGTTCATGCTTGGGGATTAGCAAACACAACCCTGGAGGATGTCTTCATTAAGGTTGCTTGCAGCACGCAAGCATCCAACGTGCTGTCCTGA